From a single Sphingobium lignivorans genomic region:
- a CDS encoding ABC transporter ATP-binding protein — MLRMRELSRVYRTDTVQTTALDAIDLDIATGEFVAIMGPSGCGKSTLLNMIGMLDSPTGGSYLFDGQEVAGLSETKLAVVRKENIGFIFQSFNLVDELSVRDNIELALLYHKVAPSERKARVEAVMDRVGIAHRAKHFPSQLSGGQQQRVAVARALVAEPKLILADEPTGNLDTQHGEEVMRMLQQLNAEGSNIVMVTHSPAHADYAGRIVNMLDGRILQERRRAA; from the coding sequence ATGCTGCGCATGCGCGAACTCTCCCGCGTCTATCGCACCGACACGGTGCAGACTACGGCCCTCGATGCCATTGATCTCGACATCGCGACCGGCGAGTTCGTCGCAATCATGGGCCCCTCGGGCTGTGGCAAGTCCACCCTGCTCAACATGATCGGCATGCTCGACAGCCCCACAGGCGGCTCCTACCTGTTCGACGGGCAGGAAGTCGCCGGCCTGTCCGAGACGAAGCTGGCGGTCGTGCGCAAGGAGAATATCGGCTTCATCTTCCAGAGCTTCAATCTGGTCGACGAGCTCTCAGTGCGCGACAATATCGAACTGGCGCTGCTCTATCACAAGGTGGCGCCCTCCGAGCGCAAAGCGCGCGTGGAAGCTGTGATGGACCGGGTCGGCATCGCTCATCGGGCCAAGCATTTCCCCAGCCAGCTGTCCGGCGGCCAGCAGCAGCGCGTGGCAGTCGCCCGCGCGCTCGTCGCCGAGCCCAAGCTCATCCTGGCAGACGAGCCGACCGGGAATCTCGACACCCAGCATGGCGAGGAAGTGATGCGCATGCTCCAGCAGCTCAACGCGGAAGGCTCGAACATCGTCATGGTCACTCACTCGCCCGCCCATGCCGACTATGCCGGGCGCATCGTCAACATGCTCGACGGGCGCATCCTGCAGGAGCGCCGCCGGGCGGCGTGA
- a CDS encoding efflux RND transporter periplasmic adaptor subunit has product MKLATSGGMSIVRIRTDRKEDASAGPASGSGMDQVVESRRLPARLKLNGGAVALALLGAGFWWFAPSGASQTVQSAQLAISEVKRGTFDDFIPLRAKVTPLLTVFIDSLEGGRVDRILVEDGAVVGKGQLIAVLSNADLQLSTLRDQAEVEQQINAMRSQELALSQTQLADERAVLESRLAMEKAKRQLDLESPLAEQGFVSRRQFADTQDQYDFEVRRAAVLRRTQQSNTQMQGRQLAQLRESVESLQSSLQLAHMNLEALNLRAPVDGQLSGFNIQVGQSLQRGERIGQIDSPGHNKLQAGVDEYYLGRVSLGQRAAIDWGGKHYTARVTKIYPQVQNGQFQVDLQFIGAEPEQIQRGQSLQARLTLSDPTPALLLPSGGFYNDTQGAWVFVVAPNGRSAERRNVRLGRRNSEYIEVLDGLSPRERVITSPYTGFTDKSRLDLAK; this is encoded by the coding sequence ATGAAGCTTGCGACGAGCGGTGGCATGAGCATCGTGCGGATCAGGACGGACAGGAAGGAGGACGCATCCGCGGGACCGGCGAGCGGCAGCGGCATGGATCAGGTGGTGGAGAGCCGCCGCCTGCCCGCGCGGCTCAAGCTGAACGGCGGCGCGGTGGCGCTGGCGCTGCTGGGCGCCGGCTTCTGGTGGTTCGCGCCGAGCGGGGCGAGCCAGACGGTGCAGAGCGCCCAGCTCGCCATCTCGGAAGTGAAGCGCGGCACATTCGACGATTTCATCCCGCTGCGCGCCAAGGTGACGCCGCTGCTCACCGTGTTTATCGATTCCCTGGAGGGCGGGCGGGTCGACAGGATACTGGTCGAGGATGGCGCGGTGGTCGGCAAGGGGCAGCTCATCGCCGTGCTCTCCAATGCCGATCTCCAGCTTTCCACGCTGCGCGACCAGGCGGAAGTGGAGCAGCAGATCAATGCGATGCGCAGCCAGGAGTTGGCGCTCTCCCAGACCCAGCTCGCCGATGAGCGCGCCGTGCTCGAATCTCGCCTCGCGATGGAGAAGGCCAAGCGCCAGCTCGACCTGGAATCGCCGCTCGCCGAGCAGGGCTTCGTCTCGCGGCGGCAGTTCGCCGACACGCAGGACCAATATGATTTCGAGGTGCGGCGCGCCGCCGTGCTGCGCCGCACCCAGCAATCCAACACGCAGATGCAGGGCCGCCAGCTCGCCCAGCTGCGCGAATCCGTGGAATCGCTGCAATCTAGCCTGCAACTGGCCCATATGAACCTGGAAGCGCTCAACCTGCGCGCGCCGGTGGATGGCCAGCTCTCCGGCTTCAACATCCAGGTCGGCCAGTCGCTCCAGCGCGGCGAGCGCATCGGCCAGATCGATTCTCCCGGCCACAACAAGCTGCAGGCCGGCGTTGACGAATATTATCTCGGCCGCGTCTCGCTGGGCCAGCGCGCCGCCATCGACTGGGGCGGCAAACATTACACGGCCCGCGTAACCAAGATCTATCCGCAGGTGCAGAACGGCCAGTTCCAGGTCGACCTCCAGTTCATCGGAGCCGAGCCGGAGCAGATCCAGCGCGGCCAGAGCCTGCAGGCGCGGCTGACGCTCAGCGATCCCACCCCCGCGCTGCTGCTGCCAAGCGGCGGCTTCTACAACGACACGCAGGGCGCCTGGGTGTTCGTGGTGGCGCCGAACGGGCGCAGCGCGGAACGACGCAATGTGCGGCTCGGCCGGCGCAACAGCGAGTATATCGAAGTGCTCGACGGTCTCAGCCCCCGCGAGCGCGTCATCACCTCACCCTATACCGGCTTCACCGACAAGAGCCGCCTCGACCTCGCGAAATGA
- a CDS encoding sigma-54-dependent transcriptional regulator — MERSHEFDLCIVVDDDEDILMAARMLLRGLFAEVVTVRTPQEAMPLLARKPEVVLLDANFARGATDAAEGLAWLDRMLLADPDLVVVMITAHAGVQIAVAAMKRGATDFVSKPWANERLLATVRTAAMLRRSRSAVSTERGKVATVASSGTGETPLLGDAPAMARVHSLIARAGPTDANVLILGENGTGKELVARALHRASLRAERAMVTVDLGAISEELIDSELFGHLKGAFTDARADRVGRIEAADGGTLFLDEIGNLPLHLQPKLLTALEQRKVTPVGANKPVPVDIRVIAATNMSRDRLTDEGHFRQDLLFRLNTVEIDLPPLRERREDIPLLVAHFLALYARRYDRPPPELSDGARAALMAHDWPGNVRALRHAVERAVILSNGGPLQPDDFPLSASAPRVPVTALTAATPAEAGDLNLDRAEKRMVEEALRKHGYNISLAAAELGLSRAALYRRMEKHGL, encoded by the coding sequence ATGGAGCGCAGCCACGAATTCGATCTCTGCATCGTCGTCGACGATGACGAGGACATCCTCATGGCGGCGCGCATGCTGCTGCGGGGCCTGTTCGCCGAGGTCGTCACCGTCCGCACGCCGCAGGAGGCGATGCCCCTGCTCGCCCGCAAGCCCGAGGTGGTGCTGCTCGACGCCAATTTCGCGCGCGGCGCCACCGATGCCGCGGAGGGTCTCGCCTGGCTGGACCGGATGCTGCTTGCCGATCCCGATCTGGTGGTGGTGATGATCACGGCCCATGCCGGCGTGCAGATCGCCGTCGCCGCCATGAAGCGCGGCGCGACCGATTTCGTCTCCAAGCCCTGGGCGAACGAGCGGCTGCTCGCCACGGTACGCACCGCCGCCATGCTTCGCCGCTCCCGCTCGGCGGTCTCGACCGAGCGCGGCAAGGTGGCCACCGTCGCCAGCTCCGGCACCGGCGAGACCCCGCTGCTCGGCGACGCGCCCGCCATGGCCCGCGTCCACAGCCTGATCGCGCGCGCGGGGCCGACCGACGCCAATGTCCTCATACTGGGCGAGAATGGCACAGGCAAGGAACTGGTCGCCCGCGCCCTGCACCGCGCCTCGCTGCGCGCTGAGCGGGCGATGGTGACGGTGGATCTGGGCGCCATCTCCGAGGAACTGATCGATTCCGAGCTGTTCGGCCATTTGAAGGGCGCCTTCACCGATGCGCGCGCCGACCGCGTCGGCCGGATCGAGGCCGCGGACGGCGGCACGCTGTTCCTGGACGAGATCGGCAACTTGCCGCTGCATCTCCAGCCCAAGCTGCTGACCGCGCTCGAACAGCGCAAGGTGACGCCGGTGGGCGCCAACAAGCCGGTGCCGGTGGATATCCGCGTGATCGCCGCGACCAATATGAGCCGGGACCGTCTCACGGACGAGGGCCATTTCCGGCAGGACCTGCTGTTCCGCCTCAACACAGTAGAGATCGACCTGCCGCCGCTGCGCGAGCGGCGCGAGGACATCCCCCTGCTCGTCGCGCATTTCCTCGCCCTTTACGCGCGGCGCTACGACCGGCCGCCGCCCGAGCTGAGCGACGGGGCCCGTGCGGCGCTGATGGCGCATGACTGGCCCGGCAATGTCCGCGCGCTGCGTCATGCCGTCGAGCGCGCGGTGATCCTTTCGAATGGCGGCCCGCTCCAGCCCGACGATTTCCCGCTGAGCGCCAGCGCGCCCCGCGTGCCGGTGACCGCGCTTACCGCGGCGACGCCTGCCGAGGCCGGCGACCTCAATCTCGACCGGGCGGAAAAGCGCATGGTCGAGGAAGCGCTGCGCAAGCATGGCTACAATATCTCGCTGGCAGCGGCCGAACTGGGCCTGTCCCGCGCGGCGCTCTATCGGCGCATGGAAAAACATGGGCTCTGA